AAGCCATCCTTTTATTTGAAGGTTCAAGGTGATATGTGGCAGATAAGATGAACAAAGTGGAGTCCATGATGGAAACCGGAGGAGGAAACGCCAATTGCCATTGCTTGGATAACTTTTCTTTACTTACCTCCTAATGTTTTTGGTATGGAATTTGTATTTTCACTAGCCAATGCAGTTGGTAGGACATTACATGTAGATTTAGCAACTCAAAATGGTACACAACCTAGTTCTGCTAAGGTGAAAGTTGAAGTGAATTTGTTAGCTACTTTGCCTCAAAGAATCAAGATTATTGAGGAGGAGGATGAAACTGGCCCAGAGGAGTCAAAATGTATTAAGATAAAGTACGACTATATGCCTAAATAGTGTAAAACTTATAAGAAACAAGGACAATGAGAGTGAATGCTGGATTATTCACTCAGAACTGCACAACAAATTTTATGAAGAAGGAGAAGACCATCACAATACAAAGTGATGTGGTAGGGACATCTGCAGCTTCTACGAAGGTACTGACAAGTGGTAACATGCTGGGAAAGCCAACTTCAAATACTGCCAAGAATGAATGAAtgcaaagaaggaaaaataagtatCAACGGGATAGTAGAGGCTATATTATTGATAACGATGGGAATATTTCTGCTGAGACAATACAGGAGAAGAAGGAAACAAATGGGAAAGGGACATAAGATGCTACAGGAAATCAACAACAATCAAATGAGCCATTGCAAACTAGAAATAAGTTTGCATTTCTGGAGAACGGTGACATTGAAAAGGagaaacaaataaagaaagaagatgTGGAGAAAGTATTGAGTAGGGAAAAGAATGAGGTAAAGAAGGCAACAAATCCTAATCCTATATCTACTGGGAAGACTACTCCTAAGAAGAATGGGACTATAATTGCGGTCAGGGAAAATTCAACTAATCATAATGTAACTGGGATTGAGAAGGGAAGTAAGAAAGAGTCAACAATAGAATGGGTGCACAGGAGGTTTGGCACAAGCAAGGAAGAGCTGAGGGAACTTAATGTCACAACTAATCACTCATGCCATGATATCCCATCGCAATCATGTGAGGATTCTGAAGATAATGGTGTTATTAATGAAGCTAATTCTGGTGAAGTCCTATTGAGTGATGAAGTAGAGAAGATGGACGGTCCAACTAGTTCTAGAAACAAGGAGGAAAAGGGCAGCATACAGGAGGAACTGGAAGATAATTTGTGCCCTAGTGCTATAGTAAACCCTAGGGCTCCACAAACTAGGGTTCAAACCAGCCAAGGCTCTACGAAGCGACAAGAAAAGGTATCACTTGGAGATGATCAAGTAACAAATAAAGAAGGAAATAAACAAGGTGATCAAGTAGTTGAAGCTTCAGCTAAGCAGACAACCAATTGAACAGTAAACCCTAAGGGCACTGTTCAATGTTTGGCCAGTGTTGGAGGTGACCCGGTGGAGTTATCTGGTGGTGATCAGGCTGGAGATGATAACGTTGAGGTATTAAAGGATACAGTGGGGTCAAAACATCAAACAACTGAAGGAAATAGGGCAAAACTCAATGGAACAGTAATTTTTGTAGGGTCAGCTACAGTAAACCCTAGCTTGGGAGATGTTTATGAGCTTTAATTCAAGGCGATCCAAGAGGAATTAGAAGGTACTGAGCAGAGTTCTATGCTGGTGTAGGAGACTACTAGACAGTCACATGATCAAATTGGCCTCACCACAATGCCTAGTATTCATTAAAATGGGCAAAGTAACAACGCTATTCAATTTGTGACTAATGCAGTTGATGATCTTGGAATTCTGGCTGGAAAAACTTTTAGTGTTACAAGTTGAATATTAGCTAAGGGAATTCTCATTAATAATAGGGACCAAAAGGAGTTGGGAATGATAGCCAAAAATCATGAACTAAATCTTTTGGCTCTGCAAGTGGTGGATGATGGCAAGGGTGAACATGAAGACCTAGGTGAAAATATTGAGGAAGAATCAATGACGGCCAACCTTCAACAGGTAGCCAGTGATGGATGTATATCACCCAGGAGTGTTGACACTAAAATATCAAGTGGGAAACATGCAAGGAAACAAAAGGAAAGGACAATACCTGTAAGGGTGCAACCAAAGAGAAGTGGGATCTCGATTAATAATCCTACAGATAATGCTTTAATTTTGAATGTGAGATCGATAAACACCCAAAAAGCTTTCAATAGGTTACTTAATCTTCATAGAAAGTACAACTTCTATTTGATTGGATTGATGGAGCCTTGGAAAGATATTAACAAGCTTGAAGAGTATAGAAGAAAGCTAGAGATTTATTTTGCTTATGGAAACATGAATGGCAAGATATGGGATTTTGTTGAGGAAGATATTGATGTAGACATTGTTATGGATatgtgtcacaccccaaacttgGGGAGGCATGACCgacacccggtgccatactcggcgTGAGCATACCACTATGTAACTGTGGAGGGGTatccctcaact
This region of Nicotiana tomentosiformis chromosome 4, ASM39032v3, whole genome shotgun sequence genomic DNA includes:
- the LOC138909917 gene encoding uncharacterized protein, with product MRVNAGLFTQNCTTNFMKKEKTITIQSDVVGTSAASTKEKQIKKEDVEKVLSREKNEVKKATNPNPISTGKTTPKKNGTIIAVRENSTNHNVTGIEKGSKKESTIEWVHRRFGTSKEELRELNVTTNHSCHDIPSQSCEDSEDNGVINEANSGEVLLSDEVEKMDGPTSSRNKEEKGSIQEELEDNLCPSAIVNPRAPQTRVQTSQGSTKRQEKVSLGDDQVTNKEGNKQVNPKGTVQCLASVGGDPVELSGGDQAGDDNVEVLKDTVGSKHQTTEGNRAKLNGTVIFVGSATVNPSLGDVYEL